In Nicotiana tabacum cultivar K326 chromosome 17, ASM71507v2, whole genome shotgun sequence, one DNA window encodes the following:
- the LOC107782862 gene encoding protein GET1-like isoform X1, whose product MEESMEKLEGSVAAPMIFLIVVAVQYLSRYVEINMSRVSVNAEELQLRAEIKQLLKEANAMSQPSTFAQATKLRRMAAAKEQELVKNREKLRKVMKSSYDSHTKTLMILKVLMYLLLIIWFWRIPVASIPKQLVQPFGKILSWRAGGHVNENVMVGIIPWLILSTRISKLICRKIFK is encoded by the exons ATGGAAGAATCAATGGAGAAACTTGAAGGATCGGTAGCCGCGCCGATGATATTCCTTATTGTCGTCGCTGTTCAGTACCTCTCCCGATATGTCGAAATCAATATgagt AGAGTTTCTGTAAATGCTGAGGAGTTGCAGTTGCGCGCAGAAATTAAGCAGCTGCTAAAGGAGGCGAATGCCATGTCACA GCCTTCAACGTTTGCACAAGCTACCAAACTAAGGAGGATGGCAGCAGCCAAGGAGCAGGAACTTGTAAAAA ATCGTGAAAAACTCAGAAAAGTAATGAAATCGTCATATGATTCACACACAAAGACCCTGATGATCTTAAAG GTTTTAATGTACTTGTTGCTGATTATATGGTTTTGGCGTATCCCTGTGGCTTCCATACCTAAGCAGCTCGTGCAACCTTTTG GTAAGATATTGTCTTGGCGAGCTGGAGGTCATGTGAATGAAAACGTCATG GTGGGAATCATTCCATGGTTAATATTGTCCACTAGAATAAGCAAACTTATCTGCCGGAAAATATTCAAGTAG
- the LOC107782862 gene encoding protein GET1-like isoform X4, whose product MRVSVNAEELQLRAEIKQLLKEANAMSQPSTFAQATKLRRMAAAKEQELVKNREKLRKVMKSSYDSHTKTLMILKVLMYLLLIIWFWRIPVASIPKQLVQPFGKILSWRAGGHVNENVMVGIIPWLILSTRISKLICRKIFK is encoded by the exons ATG AGAGTTTCTGTAAATGCTGAGGAGTTGCAGTTGCGCGCAGAAATTAAGCAGCTGCTAAAGGAGGCGAATGCCATGTCACA GCCTTCAACGTTTGCACAAGCTACCAAACTAAGGAGGATGGCAGCAGCCAAGGAGCAGGAACTTGTAAAAA ATCGTGAAAAACTCAGAAAAGTAATGAAATCGTCATATGATTCACACACAAAGACCCTGATGATCTTAAAG GTTTTAATGTACTTGTTGCTGATTATATGGTTTTGGCGTATCCCTGTGGCTTCCATACCTAAGCAGCTCGTGCAACCTTTTG GTAAGATATTGTCTTGGCGAGCTGGAGGTCATGTGAATGAAAACGTCATG GTGGGAATCATTCCATGGTTAATATTGTCCACTAGAATAAGCAAACTTATCTGCCGGAAAATATTCAAGTAG
- the LOC107782862 gene encoding protein GET1-like isoform X3 has translation MVDLSTRVSVNAEELQLRAEIKQLLKEANAMSQPSTFAQATKLRRMAAAKEQELVKNREKLRKVMKSSYDSHTKTLMILKVLMYLLLIIWFWRIPVASIPKQLVQPFGKILSWRAGGHVNENVMVGIIPWLILSTRISKLICRKIFK, from the exons ATGGTCGATTTGTCAACA AGAGTTTCTGTAAATGCTGAGGAGTTGCAGTTGCGCGCAGAAATTAAGCAGCTGCTAAAGGAGGCGAATGCCATGTCACA GCCTTCAACGTTTGCACAAGCTACCAAACTAAGGAGGATGGCAGCAGCCAAGGAGCAGGAACTTGTAAAAA ATCGTGAAAAACTCAGAAAAGTAATGAAATCGTCATATGATTCACACACAAAGACCCTGATGATCTTAAAG GTTTTAATGTACTTGTTGCTGATTATATGGTTTTGGCGTATCCCTGTGGCTTCCATACCTAAGCAGCTCGTGCAACCTTTTG GTAAGATATTGTCTTGGCGAGCTGGAGGTCATGTGAATGAAAACGTCATG GTGGGAATCATTCCATGGTTAATATTGTCCACTAGAATAAGCAAACTTATCTGCCGGAAAATATTCAAGTAG
- the LOC107782862 gene encoding protein GET1-like isoform X2 — protein sequence MEESMEKLEGSVAAPMIFLIVVAVQYLSRYVEINMSRVSVNAEELQLRAEIKQLLKEANAMSQPSTFAQATKLRRMAAAKEQELVKNREKLRKVMKSSYDSHTKTLMILKVLMYLLLIIWFWRIPVASIPKQLVQPFGNVLSSSILGFSTPACRFINFTSFVIYEVRYCLGELEVM from the exons ATGGAAGAATCAATGGAGAAACTTGAAGGATCGGTAGCCGCGCCGATGATATTCCTTATTGTCGTCGCTGTTCAGTACCTCTCCCGATATGTCGAAATCAATATgagt AGAGTTTCTGTAAATGCTGAGGAGTTGCAGTTGCGCGCAGAAATTAAGCAGCTGCTAAAGGAGGCGAATGCCATGTCACA GCCTTCAACGTTTGCACAAGCTACCAAACTAAGGAGGATGGCAGCAGCCAAGGAGCAGGAACTTGTAAAAA ATCGTGAAAAACTCAGAAAAGTAATGAAATCGTCATATGATTCACACACAAAGACCCTGATGATCTTAAAG GTTTTAATGTACTTGTTGCTGATTATATGGTTTTGGCGTATCCCTGTGGCTTCCATACCTAAGCAGCTCGTGCAACCTTTTGGTAATGTGTTATCCTCTAGTATTCTTGGTTTCTCGACACCTGCATGTCGTTTTATCAACTTTACGAGTTTTGTCATATATGAG GTAAGATATTGTCTTGGCGAGCTGGAGGTCATGTGA